ATGCTCACCTGTATATTGTTGCCTGATTATATCATTGATCAAAATCAACAGGCCAATATTGGCAATACTGCTGATGATACTAACTACATAGACAATGGCATAAAAATACCGTGACCTTGATTTAAATAAATCCAGTAATTTCATTTACGTTTCTCGTATTTTTCAGCTAATCGAGATCTATATACTCAAAATGCTGATCTTCATATTGTGTTATAAATTGAGCTAACCCCTTTATGGTTGGGTGTGAATAGATTTGGTTTAAGCTGACATTCAACTCCAAAACCTCATTAAGTTTATTCAACACCATAGTAGCTACTAATGAATTGCCTCCGATATGAAAGAAATTGTCAGTAGTACTGATATCCTTCGTATGAAGGAACTCTTCCCATACATCCTTTATCAATTGTTCATTTTTGGTAGATGGATGATGTCTTACCCTGGACTCTGCTACCTTATTTTTTAAATAATACTCCTTCAGCTTTTTCTTATCCGTTTTCCCTTGTATTGTTAAAGGTATCTCACCTAATTCTATATAATGTGAGGGAATCATATGCTCCGGTAGATGCTGTTCTAAAAATGTCCTTAAGGTTTCAACATCCAGTTTGGCCTCATTTATCAAAGTATAATAGCAAACCAAGGCCTTCCTTTCAGCCTCATGCGTATGGTCTACCACTACTTCTTTAACAGGGCCATACGATTTGATCGTATCAATGATCTCGTTAGCATCAACTCTCATACCACGTATCTTCAGTTGATTATCTGATCTACCGGTATACTCAATCTCCCCATTTTTGTTAAGCTTTCCGATGTCTCCTGTTTTGTAAAGTACAGTTCCTGGCTGAAAAGGATTTTCAACGAAACTTGCTCTGGTTGCTTCAGAGTTATTTATATACCCTTGGGCCAAGCCAACACCTTCAATATAAATATCGCCCTCTACTCCTATGGGCTGCCTGTTCATATACTTATCCAAAATGTAAACGCTGGTATTGGCAATCGGTCTTCCTATCGGAATGATCGATCCGGCAGGCACTACTTTATGGTATGTACAACAAATGGTAGCCTCGGTAGGCCCATAAGTATTGTAGACTTTTATCCCCTTTTGAAGATATACTTTGATATGATCCGGATGTAATACATCTCCGCCACTGATAACTGTCCTCAAGCTTGAAAAATCAGGTTTTTCTCCCAGCATTTTTAGTACCAGTGGTGTGGAACTCAAAACAGTTATCTTTTCCTTTTCAATGGTTCTTTTCATGAGCAGCACATCTCTTCTCTCTTCAAGAATATGCACTCTGCCTCCGGTAATAAGTATAGGGAAAATTTCTTCTACCGAAGTATCAAAACTTACAGACGCTTGTTGTAAAACCACGTCATCCGGCATTAAAGAATAGAACCTCTTGAAGTACTGGATATAATTTGCGACCGCTTTATGATGCACAGCCACACCTTTTGGATTTCCTGTAGAACCAGAAGTATGCAAAATATAACAAATATCTTCCGGGTCATACTGCATTTGTGGTAATTCCGGAGCTTCCGGTCGTCCGACAATAATGTCCTGCAGGTTCACGGTATTCACACCCTCTACCTCCACCCTAGTTACATCATTGACTAACAATAAATTACATCCAATATTTTTAAAGAACCTTTTAGATCTCTGTGCTGGGTTATCCGGTTCAACAGGAGTGTAAGTCACTCTTGACATCATACAACCTATCATTCCAATAACCATCATTTCATTTCTGGGCAACACCAATCCCACTACACTCCCCTTTTCCACAAACTCAGATAAATAAGATGCTAATTTTAAAGCCTGTTTATTAACCTGTGCATAGGTAAAAGTATGGGTATCGGTACTTATCGCTGCTCTATTGGGGTAGGTCTCAACTGTTTTCTGCCATAGCGGAATAAAATGATCATCACCCCACTCAATAACCGGTCCCTGACAAGACCTATCTATGGTTAAATATTCCTCACTGCCGATTAGTTGAACCTCTTTGCTTGGACGAGTATTCTCAGCCAACAGTTCATCTATTAAAACAGCAACACCCGATGATGCTGACCGGATATCATCTTCTGAAAGATATTCACTGTTATAAACAAATTTGATATCCAGACCTTCATTGTTATAATCTCTGATATAGACTGACAGAGGATCATTTTCAGCCTCGTTGCCCAAGGCAAAGGCCTTACTTTCAACATCTCCCAGTTTCTGACTAAACTCAAACTGCTCATAGGACACTCTCAAATGATACAGAGGGGAATGACTACTTACCCCCAGGTCCATCACCAGATTACCAAACTGATACTGCTGATGCTTCAATGCTCCAAAAACCTTGCTTTTAATCCATGAAATGGTATCGAGCATACTTTGATTCGGGTCTGGTGCCAACGGCAGGCAGATTAAATTCATGAAGGCACCTGCCGTATTCTTATACTTCCTATTGGATCTGTTGGATATAGGAAGTGCAAATGTAATAGCGTCTTTACCACGCGTACGATAAAAGTACACCAGAAATAAACCTATAACGATATGAAACAATGAGACCTTGCGCGATGCTGAAAGCTCGACCAATCGGTTCTTAACCTCCTGGCTCACTGGCATGGTGAATACCCTTGAGGGTAAACCAGCTTTATTATTATACAGAGACTTCTCAAAAAGCCCCTCCGGAATGGTCTCAAATTCGTTCTTCCAAAACTCTTTATCCTGCTTGAACTTGTCGGATCCATAATAATTCTCTTCTTTAAGTGCGTAATCGCTGTACTTAAAACGAAAATGATCTGGCGTATCTTCGCTATTGTAAAATGAAGCCACCTCATTTAACAGTAGCATAAATGTCCATCCGTCCGCAATGAGGTGGTGCATTTTCGAATACCAAATGAATCTATCGGTTGATAGCCTGAAGAACAAAAACTTAAACAGATAAGTACCCTCGACATTAAAAGGGGTGGCAAAGTCTTGCTTCATAACAGATAGCGCCGACTCTTCAGGACTAAGATTGTTTGAAAAATCTATTACATCAAGTGCAAAATCCTTTGAAGCATCTCCAAGCTTATAACCCACTCCACCATTGACCTCTTTAAAAATTGCGGAATAAACTTCTTGAGATATTAATATTTTTTTAATTGCAGCTTCAAAGCGCTCGAAATCTAAGTTCCCCTTCAAAGTAACATACCCACCAATATTGTACTTATGAGGACTGGAGATACTTTGATCCAGCCAAATCAATCGTTGGGTTAGGGTAGGTTTACAGTTGACTATCATTAATGAGGCAAAACAGAAGAAACAGACACATACTTGCGATCTGCATGGTTCTTCATCTAAGTTCTAAATTGATATTATATTGACAGTTAATTATTTTCGTCTCGAATATCGACCTTTTTATTATAATTCCAAAAAAACAAATTGTCTATATCGAAATTAAATTTTGCCAGCAATAAAGAAGTTTCAAAATCTTGGAATAATCATATTTATTAAAACTTCACAACTTGTGCTCAAAATGCCTTTTGGCTTCACATGCCTTATTAAAATCTAGAACAGACTTTACTGTGTCATAAGTATAACGTAAATCAATTCTTGCCGTTTCATTGCCATGGATTAGAACACTAACTATTAACGTACATATTTTACTGAAATTATTTTAGAAGTGTCATTTTTAAACCTATAAACTTACATCCGATTCACCCCCTCCAACCAACTCCGGTACAGTATCTTTTGAGATAAAATTTGCTAAAGAAAATAAGTATCAGATTGCACTTCCTACAATAAATAGTTTTCTCGAGGGAACAGGAAAATTAGCGTTTATTCTTAAATCTATGGAGTAATAACCATATCGAAGTGTCATTTTGACCCAATAACTTACATCATCACTTATCAACAATTTTCAAATCCAAGTAAAATTCTCTAAAAGACAACTTCATTGAAAAATAATATAACAGATAAATGATTAAACAAGATTTAATATTAATTAAATTCAAAAAGCTTAAATGAATTAAACAAGCATTAAAGGCCTCCCGAAGTATAATTACTCGGCTTCTTACCCGTCCACCTTTTAAAGGCCCTTACAAAACCGCTAGGATCCTGATAACCAAGTGCGTAGGCGATTTCTTTTACCTGGTGGTCTCCTTTGTTCAGGTATTTGATGGCAAGATTTTTCCTTACTTCTTCAACAATTTCCATAAAGGTAATGCCCTCATTCTTCAGCTTTCGCTGTAAAGTTCTGGCCCCCATATTGAAATTTGAAGCAACATCGTCTAATGTGATTGTATTCAAATAGGAATTGGCCAGCAAATGGTTAAACACCTTGTCTTTCAATGGCCCTGTATAGCTATCTTCTATAAGCAAAATATCGATCTGCTTTAAAGCGTATGCCTGAAGTGCATGGTTTGCTGTAATGACAGGCAATGAAAGGTAGCCGCTGTCGAAGGTTATCTTGAATGATTGGGTAAATGTAATATTGGATGTCCGCAACACCCTTATATACTCAGGCTTATGAGCAACATCAAATGGTAGCTCAACATTTACCGGCTTTATTTTCCTGAGGATCAGTCCATCCAGCTCATGAATTACAAAGGCCAGGAGATACTCGCCCATATGCCGGTATGTGGAGGGAAATTCAGAGGCACTTTTCCCGTTTGCGATCAGTGAGATGGTGAATGTGTCAGCAGCATGGCTTACTTCAAGGGTAAAAATATCCGTGATCAGGTATATCAGCTTTCCTGCCTGTAACAACGCTTCCGCAACAGTACTGCTGGTAAGCACCACCTGCCCCACCACGCCTAAGGCAGAAAGCTGCATGGCCTCTCCAAAATGCAGACCAAATGACTGATCTCCCGAAAGTTGTGCCGCATTATGCCAGAGATCATTCATCTGAGCCGGTGAAATATCAGCATCCGGATTCTCAATACCAGAACTGCCACATAAGGCTTCTGCATCCATGTCGCGTTGAGTGGCATAAGCCAGCAGCGATCCCAGAAATTGCTTTTTAAAATCCATCTGATATCAAAGATATAAATTAATTCAAATTCCCGAACCTGACGTTTTCTGATAATCCGTTGTCGTGTATTAACAATCCAGGCTCCTGCCAAACCCTGAGATTTGTGTAAACATCAAATCAAAATCGTTATGCTAAAGTTATCTCAAGTTTTAAAAATTAACGCCCTTTCATCCGGTATCACCGGCCTTGGGCTGGTATTGTTTGCTGAAACCGCTGCAACGTTATTTGAAGTGCAACCTACAGCTCCATTTATGGCAACCGGAATTTTCCTGATGCTTTTTGCCTCCTTTGTTTATTACAATGCCGTTCAAAATCCTGTAAAAACCGCTCAGGTACGGCTGATCATTATACTGGATCGACTTTGGGTGCTGGGAAGTGTTTTGACCATTTTCCTGCTTTACTCCGTGGTGTCATTCCTGGGCATTGCACTCATTGGTGGGGTAGCTTTATGGGTACTGGCCATGGCCATTTTGCAACAGAAAGGACTTACCTTGATCCGTTCATAGTTTTCAGTTCACTGTTTAAGATTCACCGCTTACTATTCACTGTTTACTCAATACTAACTTATGGATGCTTTAAAAAATACACCGCAAAAGTTGCTTCAGTATATGGACGAACGAAAATCTGACGAGCTACTGGCATTGTTTGCGAATGATGTGGACTGGGACATTCCGGGCAATACCAAAGAGATCCCATGGCTTGGGCCGAGAAAATCGAAAGATGAAATTAAGGATTTTTATAACCTGCTTTGGCTCAATACCGAACCTCTGGAGGCCGGTATCCACAAAATTATGTCTGATGAAAACCATGCTGTAATTATAGGGGAATTCAAAACGCTGATGACAGCAACCGGTAAAGTGGTCGAATCATTTTTCTGTATCCATATCACTGTCGAAAATGGACTGATCAGCAGATATCGGCTGTTCGAAAACAGCTTTGCTGTAGCAAAAGCCATGGCTATGAAGCCGGTTTAGGCTCTCTTTAGAAGTTCAAAGGTGGTTTCAAAAGTTCTTTTCAGGCTTTTGAAACCGCACCTTTGGCTTTGTACTACTATGTACCTCATTTCTTATATCCAAAGTATTCAATCATCTCATTGGCCATATAAACAGCCAGGCCCTGGGGATGGCCCAACTGCTGTTTAGCTATCAAATCTGATAGTAAGCGCATGGCCGCTGCCTCTGCTTCAGACTTTAGCGGCACCGCCTTGTCATCTAGATATATGGTTCGCTTCCGCTTCAGGTCAGGTATGGACTCGTCGGTAGCATCATCCATATCGGGAAGCATATCAATTTTTACCTTTTTCCCTTCCCGGGTGATGATGGACAGCATCAAACTGCTTGGCTGCGGGGGCACCCAGAAATTAAGGTCTTTGATCTCATTACATGAAGGTACATCCATATTCATATGTTTACAGGAAGCCCAAATATAATAAAAGATAAGTCATGTTAAGCTGGTGATACTTCTCTATGAATTCACAGGGTTTGTTTATTATTGTAGAGCATTAAAAAATTCATCATTATTACGAAAGTAATCTTTGGCATGCCTCATAAAAGCCCTGACAAGCTCATTCAAATAAACGGTGCTAACCTTTATGTAGAATCAGAAAAGGAATATAAAAATCGTCCTACACTGGTTTTTCTGCATGACTCTCTCGGCTGCGTACAGCTCTGGCGGGATTTCCCAAAAAGGCTTGCAAAGGCAACAGAATGTAATGTATTGATATACGACCGTTTGGGCTATGGCAAATCTGATCCCATGCCAACCCACAAAAGGCCTGTCAATTACATGGAGCTGGAAGCTGATGTACTCCATGATTTACTGATCACTTTAGGTATAGATGATGCCATTTTATTCGGACATAGCGATGGAGGAACCATTGCCTTGCTAGCTGCCAGCAAATATCCCAAAAAGGTCAAAGCAGTAATTTGCGAAGCCGCGCACATTTTTGTGGAGGATATCACGCTCCAGGGCATCTATAAGGCTATGGAGGCGTATAAAATCACCAATCTGCCCATACGACTGGAAAAGTACCACGACAGTAAAGTAGAAACGCTCTTTAAGGCCTGGACCAAAACCTGGACCAGAAGTGACTATCGGGACTGGAATATAGAGTATTGCTTATCCGGAGTCACCTGCCCTCTTTTATTTATCCAGGGCGAGGCAGATGAATATGGTTCATTGCAGCAGGTCGAGAAAACCATAAACCAGGTAAGTGGAAAATCCGAAAAGTATATTATACCGGCTGTCGGTCATACACCTCATAAGGAAAAGCCTGAAGAGGTGTTAGATAAAACCACAAGGTTTATTAATCGCTTAGCTGACGGAATACACTAGCCGATAAACTATTCAAGTACGGAGATATATGTATATATTTTTGATAAGGTTTGCAGAATTAAATCGCGGCTTTACTAAACTTTCAAAGTTTGGTAAAGCTTGACCGTGCTGTAGAACTGGCAGAGAGCAGAGCAATTATTACCCATAAAAACTTACCTTAACAGCATGGCGTCTCAACTGAAATCACCCTTTTATCAATTGAGAAGGCCTTTATATCAATTGACTGATTATTCCTTTCATGGCCGGAAATAGCTTTGTCCCATGCTAAACCAAACTAAATATGTTATGAAAAAATTAATCAATTTTAAAATCTATGCTATTTCGCTATTAGCTGCCGGCTGTCTGGTAGCCTGTATGGATGAGTCAGTGAATGAACCTGCACCGGCAAATCAGCCGGACCCCGATGTGGCAACAGAAGAGCAAACGTATACTATTGAACTTTACAACAACTTTGTCAGGGTGCTGAGGGACATTGAGTCTGATTCCATCATGGGTTATTCGGACTTTGAGCGGGAGTATTTAGGTACCGACAGAGAGGAGCGTACGCTGCTTGAAGAAGAAGTAAATGAGGCTCTAAAAGGAATAGATGCTTCGATAAGTACAAATGGCAAACATGCCAGAATGGAAGGTAATTGTAAGTCGAATGTGGTAAGCCGGTTAACACACTCAAGATTTAAGGCTTTAGGCCGAAGCCGGGCAAGAATATCCTGGTCTAACAAAGCACGGCAAAAGTATGGCTGGAGCTACAGAAAATGGTCGAAGGCCAAAAACAAGGGTTATCAGCTCAATGTAGACGGGACTCAGTTTCTCCTATACAAGTACAGGGCTTTCGGTACACCTTGTAATTAAAAGATAAAATTGGTAAAACCGTTTAGTTAATGGTGTTATGGTTTAAGGCTCCTTTGGATTTCTATCCTTTGGAGCCTGTTATTTTCATGACAATAAGTGCGGTTTACTGATTTTCAGTTGGCCACAGGGGCTCAAGTTGATCCTGCTTTACCTTATCTCACTGGCAAGCTTTATGTTGCAAACCCCTAATTTCTTTCTAATTCACCCACTCCACAGGTAATGCTTGACCCGCAATAATCTACTGCTCCCACATGCACTTATACTCAGGAGGATCCAAATCAAAAGTATCGTGTTTTGTAACTCATTTCACTAATACTACGACTTATAATTTTACTAAATTCAATAAGAAAACATCGTTTTCGCGAATATCCAGTTCCCTGGAGAATGTCTCTCCTGATTTAACTTTTACTATTTCAGATAAGAAAGGAGAACCATCGTTTAGATTTTTGATTTGCTCCACCTGTTGTCTTGAAAGCTGCGAGGGCCTGCCCAGGTCCACATAGCTTGTGTGGGCATCATTGCTTCGGTACCCTACTCTGTAAACTTCAAGCGAATAATTCCCTTCCGGAACACCGGCAATGTTCACTTTGAGTTTGCCTTTCGCCCTGGCAGGCAGGTCGCGGATGAAATACTGCTGGTTGTTGACAGAATCCGGAAGTGTATAGGTATAGTCCCACGCCAGTACCTGGATGTTCCCCTCCTGATCTTTACAAACCCAGGATTCAGGATCCTTATTGGCCAGTTCGATGTTTCCCAACCGGTTCAAAAACTGATAAGCATAGAAAACCGGCTTGTTGATCCCCTGGGTCGTGAGCATACCAAAACCTCCATGAAAAGCTTCGAAACGCGGCCCCGGCTCTTCAAAAATATCGGTGAATACCCAATAAGACATAGAGTTTGCCGCATCTCCTGTTTGTTTCATTTTTTGAAGCACGTAGGCCGCTTCGTGGTAGCTGTCGTGAACTGGGTCTGCCGGGGTATAGGAGGCGCTCCATTCAGTATAATGTAACTCCAGGTCAGGCTTTACCGAACTGGCAATTTCCTTCCGGGATTGTAGCACATCACCACTTACTGCAAATTCTTCTTTGCCCAACACAGTCCCGGCATGGCCGTATTCATCAAGAAATCCCTGGTTTACCCCGTAAGCATGTGTGCTGATAAAATCTAACGGCGCCTTATTCTTATCACAAAATTCGATAAATTCCGGCTCCCAGGCAGCGCCGGCAGTAGCCGGACCCCCAACACGATAATCCTGATTAACACTTTTAACAGCTCTTGCTGCATATTCATACAACCTAAAATATTCTTCCTGAGTCCCCGTCCAGAATCCCGGTGTAAGGTTGGGTTCATTCCAGACCTCGAAATACCAGGTTTTCACCTCGTCCTCACCGTATCGCTCTGTAAAATGTTGAACGAGATTTTTTACAAGCGCCCCCCACTTGTCATAGTCTTTTGGAGGCGTTACGTTCCCTTTCCACCAGAAAACAGTCTGCACGCCACTTGCCAGCGCATTGGGCATGAAACCTAACTCAACAAATGGCTTTATTCCAATGGAATGCAGGAAGTCGAACAAGGCATCTACATACATGTAGTTATACTTAGGGTTGCCGTTCTGGTCTTCCGTGTAAACTGCCATGTCGTCGGTGAACAGTCCATGCATGCGGATGTATTTGAAACCACACTCATTTTTCACATAAGTCAACTGCTGTTGCCAGTCGGCACGCAGTCCTTCATTGGCACGACCGGCGCCTACACATTCCTTAAACATGGTGTTTAAAGGACCCTCTTCAACAGTATAATCCACATTGATTGTCCTTTCACGGGGCGGTGTTTTTTTGTTTGCTTTGCGTTGGGCCAGAGCCATGCACGAGACAAGGCAAGCAAGGGCTAGTAAAGAATAACGATTCACTTTTAGTTTATACTTTAATTAATTATTATATGTCTATTTCTGAAGAATGGGAATTGATGTCTTAACTTTTTATTTTATAAATAATTGGTCAATCAAACTATATGATAACATACAGATTATCATAAAACGAATACAGGCTCATCTACTGCATAGTTGTCTGCAAGATACAATCTCACCACATGAATGAGGGGGTGCTAATGTATTTAAATGGGGGTTACAATGTTGCAAAACAAAAACAACGTCTTCAAAAGTGGCTTTTAGAGCCTTTATTTTTATCCACCGACAGTAAGGTTATATTGCTTTCCACCACCACAGTCTCGCAGCTGAGGTCTGCTTGTTTTGTCCCTACAGAACTTATAGCTGGTGCAAGTGTTTAGTTTAGCGCCACTTGTACTCCTGATATGGTCCTGGTAATAACCGAGGTTTGGGATGCTCTGCCGGGCTTTTCATAAGCATCTTTTGACACGAAGTCCTTACCGAGAACACTTCCAGGTATAACTCCTTCCCGTTAAATATATTTAGATTACAACCGCTCACCGGACATATCCTTTTTTTGTTCACTTTGACAAAAATCATAGTTTGCTGAAGGCCAATTCATTACAAATTACCTGCAATATTGTCCCCCTTTTTGTCCCGACTTAAACGGTCAAGTAGTAAAATATTTTTAAGAGTATTGGGTCTGATCTTATCTTTTTTTATTAACCAAAACCTATTAAGCAAATGAAAACTTGTAAAACAAATTTGACATCTTGTAAAACAGGAGCTATTCCAATTACCCGTATTCTTCCACTTTTTAGTATTATCATGGCTACGATGTTGCTAATACTTACAGGTTGTGAAGGATTGGAAAGTGACCTGAACGTTGACTCATCAAAAGTAAGTACGGAAAATAGTTCAAACCCAATGACGAACCTGGAAGAAAGCAGGCCTGTCAGTGAAAAATGCCTGACGATTGGTCAGGAAATTACTGATCGAAACAATGTTTACGAAGCAGCTTTTATTGCTAAAGATGTGGATCTAATGTACAACTACTTATGGACACCGACCTACTTCCAACTCGGCCATTATTACGATGCTGACCGTGATAAGCTACTTGAAGAAATAACCCAGCTTTTTACGGTCAGAGAAGGAGGATTGTATTCGCTTGATCTCGAATCATATGACCGGTTTGTGCACGATAATGTAGTTTACGACATTGGAGCTTATGACAATACAGGGGTGGCCAGTGGAGTAGAGTTCGCAATCAAGGGTTATTATTTAATGCGTTGGGAAAAGGGATCTGACGGCATTTGGCGTGTGGACAGAGTTGTTGCCGGAGACCGGGAACCGGAAGTTGAGATTAGCCGGACCACTGATAGCGGACCCGTATTATGTCAAAAAAAACGTGGAAATCTCGAAAGTAAAGATGAAACCAGTAAGGAAATTACCAAGAGGCAGGAAGCATATTTAGAAGCCCTTATCTCAAGTAATGCGTATAATGCATACAAATTTTATACAAAAGATTTTCGAAATGTTTCTCCCGGACTGGAGGTTGACCGCGACGGGCTGGATGAGTATTATCGTCAATTATTTGCGACGGGTGAGATAGTATCGTATAATATAAATTTGTATGACCGATTTGTACATGGCAATGTAGTTTATGACATGGGAAAATCAGAACTCACTACCGTGATTAACGGCGTGCAGTCTATGATAAGATATAACTATGCTGTAAGATGGGAGAAGGGACATGATGGTGAATGGCGTATAGACAGGATTCTAAATACCCCTCCTGTTAACTAACCTTTGAAGAAAGGTTGTAGAAAACTCACAATCATACAATTAAAACAGGGAATAGCTAATAGGAAGCCAAGGCAGAAAGGCTATTTTTGCGAATTTATCACTGAAAGGGTACAAGTGGTTAGCATAGCGGCCACTGTACCTTTTCTGTCTTTAGGTTTGAACCGGATTATTTAAAACGCTTTACACTCCGTTCCTAAGGATAAACTCAAACTTCTCAGTTCCCTCACCTTTAATAAGGTCAATTTCCTTTTGTATAAGATCAGCCAAAGAATCAGCTACCACATTACGCTGCCAGGACTCATTCTGTAGCTCAATGATCTGTCCGTATGTTCCCTCGTCACTTGGATCTGTATCAAAAAGCAGGTAGTCGCCGTTTCTACCAGTGGCAAAAGGGACCCATTTTGGGTTGGCATAATCATCTGCCTTCACTTTTGGAGAAAAGTCTTCCAGATCCTCTTTCGCTATGTCGTCACCAAATTGCAGATATTGTATGCTTTGCCATTCTTCTGCTATATCCTTAAAAGGAATAAGATCATAACCCCAGCCATTGACAGAAAAGCTGAAGGCGGAGGTAACGGCATCGTATTCTACATTATGTATTTTATAAAAATTAATGAGCGCC
This region of Fulvivirga ulvae genomic DNA includes:
- a CDS encoding non-ribosomal peptide synthetase yields the protein MIWLDQSISSPHKYNIGGYVTLKGNLDFERFEAAIKKILISQEVYSAIFKEVNGGVGYKLGDASKDFALDVIDFSNNLSPEESALSVMKQDFATPFNVEGTYLFKFLFFRLSTDRFIWYSKMHHLIADGWTFMLLLNEVASFYNSEDTPDHFRFKYSDYALKEENYYGSDKFKQDKEFWKNEFETIPEGLFEKSLYNNKAGLPSRVFTMPVSQEVKNRLVELSASRKVSLFHIVIGLFLVYFYRTRGKDAITFALPISNRSNRKYKNTAGAFMNLICLPLAPDPNQSMLDTISWIKSKVFGALKHQQYQFGNLVMDLGVSSHSPLYHLRVSYEQFEFSQKLGDVESKAFALGNEAENDPLSVYIRDYNNEGLDIKFVYNSEYLSEDDIRSASSGVAVLIDELLAENTRPSKEVQLIGSEEYLTIDRSCQGPVIEWGDDHFIPLWQKTVETYPNRAAISTDTHTFTYAQVNKQALKLASYLSEFVEKGSVVGLVLPRNEMMVIGMIGCMMSRVTYTPVEPDNPAQRSKRFFKNIGCNLLLVNDVTRVEVEGVNTVNLQDIIVGRPEAPELPQMQYDPEDICYILHTSGSTGNPKGVAVHHKAVANYIQYFKRFYSLMPDDVVLQQASVSFDTSVEEIFPILITGGRVHILEERRDVLLMKRTIEKEKITVLSSTPLVLKMLGEKPDFSSLRTVISGGDVLHPDHIKVYLQKGIKVYNTYGPTEATICCTYHKVVPAGSIIPIGRPIANTSVYILDKYMNRQPIGVEGDIYIEGVGLAQGYINNSEATRASFVENPFQPGTVLYKTGDIGKLNKNGEIEYTGRSDNQLKIRGMRVDANEIIDTIKSYGPVKEVVVDHTHEAERKALVCYYTLINEAKLDVETLRTFLEQHLPEHMIPSHYIELGEIPLTIQGKTDKKKLKEYYLKNKVAESRVRHHPSTKNEQLIKDVWEEFLHTKDISTTDNFFHIGGNSLVATMVLNKLNEVLELNVSLNQIYSHPTIKGLAQFITQYEDQHFEYIDLD
- a CDS encoding AraC family transcriptional regulator → MDFKKQFLGSLLAYATQRDMDAEALCGSSGIENPDADISPAQMNDLWHNAAQLSGDQSFGLHFGEAMQLSALGVVGQVVLTSSTVAEALLQAGKLIYLITDIFTLEVSHAADTFTISLIANGKSASEFPSTYRHMGEYLLAFVIHELDGLILRKIKPVNVELPFDVAHKPEYIRVLRTSNITFTQSFKITFDSGYLSLPVITANHALQAYALKQIDILLIEDSYTGPLKDKVFNHLLANSYLNTITLDDVASNFNMGARTLQRKLKNEGITFMEIVEEVRKNLAIKYLNKGDHQVKEIAYALGYQDPSGFVRAFKRWTGKKPSNYTSGGL
- a CDS encoding nuclear transport factor 2 family protein → MDALKNTPQKLLQYMDERKSDELLALFANDVDWDIPGNTKEIPWLGPRKSKDEIKDFYNLLWLNTEPLEAGIHKIMSDENHAVIIGEFKTLMTATGKVVESFFCIHITVENGLISRYRLFENSFAVAKAMAMKPV
- a CDS encoding alpha/beta fold hydrolase encodes the protein MPHKSPDKLIQINGANLYVESEKEYKNRPTLVFLHDSLGCVQLWRDFPKRLAKATECNVLIYDRLGYGKSDPMPTHKRPVNYMELEADVLHDLLITLGIDDAILFGHSDGGTIALLAASKYPKKVKAVICEAAHIFVEDITLQGIYKAMEAYKITNLPIRLEKYHDSKVETLFKAWTKTWTRSDYRDWNIEYCLSGVTCPLLFIQGEADEYGSLQQVEKTINQVSGKSEKYIIPAVGHTPHKEKPEEVLDKTTRFINRLADGIH
- a CDS encoding GH39 family glycosyl hydrolase, producing MALAQRKANKKTPPRERTINVDYTVEEGPLNTMFKECVGAGRANEGLRADWQQQLTYVKNECGFKYIRMHGLFTDDMAVYTEDQNGNPKYNYMYVDALFDFLHSIGIKPFVELGFMPNALASGVQTVFWWKGNVTPPKDYDKWGALVKNLVQHFTERYGEDEVKTWYFEVWNEPNLTPGFWTGTQEEYFRLYEYAARAVKSVNQDYRVGGPATAGAAWEPEFIEFCDKNKAPLDFISTHAYGVNQGFLDEYGHAGTVLGKEEFAVSGDVLQSRKEIASSVKPDLELHYTEWSASYTPADPVHDSYHEAAYVLQKMKQTGDAANSMSYWVFTDIFEEPGPRFEAFHGGFGMLTTQGINKPVFYAYQFLNRLGNIELANKDPESWVCKDQEGNIQVLAWDYTYTLPDSVNNQQYFIRDLPARAKGKLKVNIAGVPEGNYSLEVYRVGYRSNDAHTSYVDLGRPSQLSRQQVEQIKNLNDGSPFLSEIVKVKSGETFSRELDIRENDVFLLNLVKL
- a CDS encoding nuclear transport factor 2 family protein, which encodes MKTCKTNLTSCKTGAIPITRILPLFSIIMATMLLILTGCEGLESDLNVDSSKVSTENSSNPMTNLEESRPVSEKCLTIGQEITDRNNVYEAAFIAKDVDLMYNYLWTPTYFQLGHYYDADRDKLLEEITQLFTVREGGLYSLDLESYDRFVHDNVVYDIGAYDNTGVASGVEFAIKGYYLMRWEKGSDGIWRVDRVVAGDREPEVEISRTTDSGPVLCQKKRGNLESKDETSKEITKRQEAYLEALISSNAYNAYKFYTKDFRNVSPGLEVDRDGLDEYYRQLFATGEIVSYNINLYDRFVHGNVVYDMGKSELTTVINGVQSMIRYNYAVRWEKGHDGEWRIDRILNTPPVN